The DNA region GATACCGCGGCGGCGGCAGCCGTGAGCGCCGCTGCTTCGGACGCCGGGGCCACGGCTGAACCAGGACTGTACCGGACCGTGGAACTGGCGATCGACACCCCCGACGCCGGGGAGATCTCCGAGGTGTGGCGCGTGGCCCTGGGATACAAAAAGGGCCAGGGCGGCGATCTGGTGGACCCCTACGGCCGCGGACCGTCGGTGTGGTTCCAGGAAACGCAGACACCCAACAGCAGCCGGATCCATGTGGACATTCACCGGAGCAAAGCCGAATCGGATCCTGTCCTGGCGAAGACGGAAGCCACCGGAGCCTTAATGGACCGTGACCACGCACCCGACTGGGTGGTGGTCACGGATGCGCAGGAAAACCGTCTCTGCCTGTGCACGGAGGAAGGCTACCAGCCTGGCGGCTAGAACCAGGCCAGGCCTAATCCTTACAGCTTGAGCCTGGTCCTTACAGCTTGAGCGCGGCCGTCAGCCGTGCGGTGTCGTGGCGGGCACGGGTCCGGCCGATGTAGATCACCGCCCCTACCGCAGCTGCGGCGCCCAGGGCCATCGGCAGGATCCACGGAATCCACGTCAGGCCGGGCTGGTAACCAAAGCCTGCAGCCATAAAAATGATCCAGCTGAAGGCGCCCACGGCAACGGCAACACCTGCGGGCAGCCCCATGCCGTATTTGGCGTGGCGCTTGTCATTGGCCCAGACGATAAAGCCTGCGGCGGCGGTCACCAGGACAACGATGGTCAGCGAAAGCATGGAATCTCCTCGGAATGCAACTGATGCCCGGCAATGCGGTCAGCCGCGGCGGTGTGCTAGAACTGGCCGAAACCTACCCGGCGCGCTTCTTCGGCGCCGATTTCCACGTAGCCCAGGGCGTTGCCGGGAACGATGATCACGCGCCCCTTGTCATCTTTCAGGCGCAGCTCGCTGCCATTGGTGATGGCATCCTCGACAACTTTGGCAACGGTGTCAGCATCCTGCGCCGATTCCAGCACAATTTCGCGGCCAATGTTCTGTACGCCGATCTTAATTTCCAAAGCGGGGCCTCCCAGCCAATCAAAAGTTTCAGGGTGTTCTCTTATTTGTAGTCTAGGTTTCCTTGGGGAAGCGAGAGATTCCGCGCCAAGCTAAACGGTAGATCAGGTCGCTGGCCACGTCGAGGTCTAGGTTTCCGTCCGTTTCCAGCCAGTAGCGCGCGCTGACCTGTGCCATTCCGGCCAGTCCCCGCCCGAGCAGCTGCGCCTCCATGGGCGGCAGTTTGGTGTCCTCGGCGATCACCCGGGCGACGGCGTCCGCGAAAGTCTTGTTGAAGGTCTCCAGGCGGGAGCTGACATCGGGATCGTTGATAAGGTCCG from Arthrobacter pascens includes:
- a CDS encoding 4a-hydroxytetrahydrobiopterin dehydratase, yielding MAGKEDILTRTRIDEALNALPDWRYRLGGLVTVFKAPTAAAALELMAAVGRLAEEQNHHPDLDWRYNRVFIRFTSHDAGGEVTERDTAAAAAVSAAASDAGATAEPGLYRTVELAIDTPDAGEISEVWRVALGYKKGQGGDLVDPYGRGPSVWFQETQTPNSSRIHVDIHRSKAESDPVLAKTEATGALMDRDHAPDWVVVTDAQENRLCLCTEEGYQPGG
- a CDS encoding DUF3107 domain-containing protein, whose amino-acid sequence is MEIKIGVQNIGREIVLESAQDADTVAKVVEDAITNGSELRLKDDKGRVIIVPGNALGYVEIGAEEARRVGFGQF